A single Saccharomyces paradoxus chromosome II, complete sequence DNA region contains:
- a CDS encoding 3'-5'-exodeoxyribonuclease (3'-->5' exonuclease and endonuclease with a possible role in apoptosis~similar to YBL055C) yields the protein MWGSLLKTSNKSGARFWKPIWTQYCSMTSASTDSPLKYYDIGLNLTDPMFHGIYNGKQYHPADYIKILERATQRDVKVALVTGSSIMESQSAIELINSVKDCSPLKLYHTIGVHPCCVNEFADAGKEDKPSASIDNPSMDETYNESLYGKVISNPSFAAGKLKELYSLMDQQLKAENTSFRSIGEIGLDYDRFHYSSKEMQKLFFEEQLKISCLNDKLNGYPLFLHMRNACDDFVQILQKFISGFTDEKDTFQLQKLDASSSGGFYKFHSDKKLVVHSFTGSPADLQKLLNLSPNIFIGINGCSLRSEENLAVVKQIPTQRLLLETDAPWCEIKRTHESFQYLAKYQEAMAFEYPAFKSVKKNKLADKLDAGELYMVKGRNEPCNMEQVAIIVSEVKGIDLATLINTTWKTTCKIFGE from the coding sequence ATGTGGGGCTCCTTATTGAAAACCTCGAACAAAAGTGGTGCTAGGTTCTGGAAACCAATTTGGACACAATATTGTAGCATGACGTCAGCTTCCACGGATTCTCCGCTGAAATACTATGATATTGGGTTGAATCTGACAGATCCTATGTTTCACGGTATTTACAATGGGAAACAGTATCATCCAGCagattatataaaaatctTGGAGCGTGCTACTCAGAGGGATGTGAAAGTTGCGCTTGTTACGGGATCATCCATAATGGAGTCTCAAAGCGCCATTGAGTTGATCAACAGCGTCAAGGATTGTAGCCCATTAAAGCTGTACCACACAATAGGTGTTCACCCATGTTGTGTGAACGAGTTTGCGGACGCTGGCAAAGAAGACAAGCCTAGTGCTTCTATTGATAATCCTTCCATGGATGAAACATATAATGAGTCGCTGTATGGTAAAGTTATTAGTAATCCATCCTTTGCTGCTGGCAAACTGAAAGAGCTTTATAGTTTGATGGATCAGCAATTAAAAGCTGAAAATACAAGTTTCAGGTCAATTGGCGAGATCGGGCTCGACTACGACAGATTTCACTATAGCTCCAAAGAAATGcaaaagcttttttttgaagagcAACTGAAAATAAGCTGTTTGAATGACAAACTCAACGGCTATCCATTGTTTCTACATATGAGGAATGCATGTGATGATTTTGTCCAAATCTTGCAAAAATTTATCTCCGGGTTTACTGATGAGAAGGATACTTTTCAGTTACAAAAGTTAGATGCATCGTCATCCGGCGGCTTCTACAAATTTCATTCAGATAAAAAACTAGTAGTCCACTCATTCACTGGTTCTCCGGCAGATCTGCAGAAGCTATTGAACTTGTCACCCAACATCTTTATAGGAATTAATGGTTGTTCGTTGAGAAGCGAGGAAAATCTAGCCGTTGTGAAGCAAATACCAACACAAAGGTTGCTACTAGAGACAGATGCTCCATGGTGTGAGATTAAAAGAACACATGAATCCTTCCAGTACTTGGCCAAATACCAGGAGGCTATGGCTTTCGAATATCCTGCCTTTAAGTCtgtcaagaaaaataagcTCGCTGACAAGCTAGATGCTGGAGAACTTTACATGGTGAAGGGCCGTAATGAACCTTGTAATATGGAACAAGTAGCAATTATTGTATCGGAAGTGAAGGGCATAGATCTGGCTACGTTAATAAATACTACGTGGAAGACAACCTGTAAGATATTTGGAGagtaa
- the TOD6 gene encoding Tod6p (PAC motif binding protein involved in rRNA and ribosome biogenesis~similar to YBL054W) has product MTLPKLSSVSVSSGHVSANSHGFSILSKHPHPNNLVHSHSLSHTNAKSHLPISNSNTKESGTSKEEVESLKKNNPSSWDPSDDIKLRHLKEIKNLGWKEIAHHFPNRTPNACQFRWRRLKSGNLKSNKTAVIDINKLFGMYAAGDATTTAGTPSAEETVKEEAVEDEDITAGSSAIDDSPPDFKPLIKPKYMDRKLMTQRSTSTFSDHEPQHTKPRKLFVKPRSFSHSITTNTPNIKSAQQTNLSLYSTTSAKTNKAVNSSDYENIGLVPKIIIRSRRNSFVPSTQISHSTTKSRKNSHSVISSRRSSFNMMHSRRSSFNSHAPTEPISRRASLVVSPYMSPRRLSSSQSVHHHPQQQYYLNPIASPNCKIDHANDKVTHTRTFLDMQKFANKHPWSREDDEVLLNNTKDKQNHLSTLEISIVLPNNRSELEIQQRMDYLKRKGRASGFLTSKGCKTEEEEDDIDPLHKENDINKPSLQSQNCSRSEARHDNPKASELSSMTSANDIHNEQDELPGINSIFKNIF; this is encoded by the coding sequence ATGACATTGCCGAAACTCAGCAGCGTTTCTGTTTCATCTGGCCACGTTAGCGCCAACTCACATGGTTTCTCAATACTTAGCAAGCATCCTCACCCGAACAATCTTGTTCATTCTCACTCACTTTCTCACACAAATGCAAAGAGTCACCTGCCCATCAGTAACAGCAACACCAAAGAAAGCGGTACGAGCAAGGAGGAGGTGGAATCactcaaaaaaaacaaccCTTCTTCTTGGGATCCTAGTGACGATATCAAGCTCCGCCATCTGAAAGAGATCAAGAACTTGGGTTGGAAAGAGATAGCtcatcattttccaaaCAGAACACCTAATGCCTGTCAATTCAGATGGAGAAGACTGAAATCAGGGAACttgaaatcaaataaaactGCAGTTATTGATATCAATAAATTGTTCGGTATGTATGCCGCCGGTGATGCTACCACGACTGCAGGTACTCCGTCTGCAGAAGAAACGGTAAAAGAGGAAGCTGTTGAGGACGAAGATATTACTGCAGGTTCTAGTGCTATCGACGATTCTCCACCGGATTTCAAACCACTAATCAAGCCTAAATACATGGATAGGAAACTCATGACCCAAAGATCTACGTCAACGTTCTCGGATCATGAGCCACAACACACTAAACCAAGGAAACTGTTTGTTAAACCAAGGTCCTTCTCCCATTCTATAACCACGAATACGCCCAATATAAAGTCTGCTCAGCAGACAAACCTCAGCCTCTATAGCACTACTTCAGCAAAGACAAATAAAGCTGTTAATTCAAGCGATTATGAGAATATTGGGCTCGTGCCTAAAATTATTATAAGGTCTAGAAGGAACTCGTTTGTTCCTTCAACCCAGATTTCTCATTCAACCACAAAGTCTAGGAAGAACTCCCACTCTGTGATTTCTTCTAGAAGATCATCTTTCAACATGATGCATTCAAGAAGATCATCCTTCAACTCTCATGCTCCTACGGAACCTATTTCTAGAAGAGCTTCCCTGGTGGTTAGCCCGTATATGTCACCCAGAAGATTATCTTCATCACAGTCTGTTCACCATCATCCGCAACAGCAATATTATCTTAACCCCATAGCTTCTCCCAACTGCAAGATAGATCACGCTAACGATAAAGTCACGCACACGAGGACTTTCTTAGATATGCAAAAATTCGCTAATAAACACCCATGGTCTagagaagatgatgaagtttTGCTTAACAACACCAAAGACAAACAGAACCATTTGTCAACGCTAGAAATTTCTATTGTTCTACCTAACAATAGATCTGAGCTGGAAATCCAACAAAGAATGGACTACttaaagagaaaaggaCGCGCAAGTGGCTTTCTTACAAGTAAAGGATGTAAAACtgaggaggaggaggatGACATTGACCCACTGCACAAGGAAAACGATATTAACAAACCATCCCTGCAATCACAAAATTGCAGTAGGTCAGAGGCCAGACATGATAACCCAAAAGCTAGTGAGCTTTCTTCTATGACCAGTGCAAATGACATACATAATGAGCAAGATGAACTTCCAGGTATAAATTCTATTTTtaagaatattttctga